CCGACAGCGGGCCGTTCATGAAGGCCAGCAGGTTATCGGGCCCGAGCGGATCGACGTCGGGACCCTGTTCGAAGACGTACTTCACGCCGAGGCCGCGCGCCCCGATATACTTCTCCGCGTCTTCGTCGTCGATCGACTCGTAGTTCACCTCCCCATCGCTCAGATCGATACGTGCGACGTTGTCTTGGAATCCACCGAGTTCAGTCATCGTCGTTCACACTCGGTCTCTTCCCCCTGGAGTGTGTTAGTTGTTGCCACACATTCGTTACGAACGACCGAAAGTCGTGGAACGAGCAACAACGATCGGTTCCGAAATCAGACGCGATATTCGTTGAAACAAGTGAAAGACGGCGCCTCGAGTCGATGCAGACGGGAGTCGAGCGGGGGTCTTTTTTCGCCGTTCGGCGCGTAGTCGTCGGCGGTGAGTCACGGTGATCGACGTCCCCGACGCGTTCGCGCGACTCGAGCGACCGGAGTACACCGGCGAGAATCGGTGTCTCCCGTGCACGGTAGTGAACGTCGCGATCGCGTTCGTTCTCGCGGCCGGAATCGGCGTCGCGGGCTCCGCGCTCGTCGGCGCGCTCGCGTTCGCGTGCTGTCTGCTCCTCGTCTACCTCCGGGGCTATCTGATTCCGGGCACGCCGACGCTCACGCGGCGCTACCTCCCCGACCGGGTCCTCTCGTGGTTCGGCAAAGCCGACGCCCCGGAGCCCGAACGACGGCCGACGATCGAGACGGCCGACCTCGAGGCCGCCGTCGAGACCCTCTCGACGGCCGACGTAGTGCGCTCGACGGCGAACGGTGACGGGCTCCGCCTGACCGACGACTTCCGGGAGCGATGGACCGACCGCCTCCCGGCCGGCGGCGCGGTGGAATCGCTCGCGGACGCCGTTGCACCCCTCGTCGACGCCGACGAGATCGACTCGCACGGCGAGGCCGCCGTCGAACTCGACGGGACGAAGCGGCTCCGCTGGGAATCGGACGCGGCGCTCGCGGCCGACGTCGCCGCGGACCGAGAGCTCCGGACCCGCCTGGACGGCTGGGAGACGCTCGAGCCGGCGGATCGCCGCGACGTGCTCGCGGGGCTGCGACTCCTCCGGGAGCGCTGTCCCGCCTGCGACGGGCGTCTCGAGACGCGCCGCGAGCGCGTCGAACACTGCTGCCGACGGCCGCGAGTGGCCCTCGAGACCGACTGCGAGACCTGCGGGCGATCGATCGCCGCGCTCGCCGTCGGCGAGTCGAATCCGCTCCTCGAGTGGGTGCCGGCGGAGGACGCCGTCGCGTGACCGCCGGCGGCGACCCGGATCGGTTCCGACTCGAGAGGCGACTGATCTCGAGTGCCCGAGCTGACGGCGAGGAGCGACCGGCGACGGCCGACGGTCAGTCGTCGGCGGCCGGATCGGCCGTCTCGCCGAGCGGTTCGACCTCGACCTCGATCTCGGCGGCGGCGGCCTTGTACTCGGGGATCTTCGCCCGCTCGTCGAGGACGTGGTTGGTGAGTCGATTCGCGGAAGCGGCCGCGAAGTGCGGCGTCGTCCAGACGACGCCCTCCTTGGTGTCCTCGGTGACGTGGGCCTCGAGCGTGATTTCGCCGCGCCTGGACTGCAACCGGACGTACTCGCCGTCCTCGATCCCGTAGCGCTCGGCGTCGGCCGGATGGACGTCGACGAAGTTCTCCGGCGTCTGGCGGTTGAGCGTCGGCGATCGAGTGCTCATCGTCCCCGTGTTGTAGTGCTCCTCGAGGCGCGCGGTCGTGAGGATCAGCGGGTACTCGTCGTCCGGGGTTTCGGCGGGCGGGGTGTGCTGGACGCCCTCGATGTGGCCCAGCCCGCTCTCGGTCTCGAACTCCTCCTCGTAGAGGAACGGATCGCCCTCGTCGCCCGGCTCGTAGCAGGGCCAGTGGATCCCCTCCTCGCCGAGGCGGTCGTAGGTCATCCCGTGGTAGCTCGGGCAGACCTGCCGGAGTTCCTCGAAGACTTCTTCCGGGTCGTCGAAATCAAACAGGTCGTCGCCGTCGTCGAAGAGCCGCTTCCCGACCTCGGACAGGATCTCGAGATCGTGCTTCGTGTTCTCGTGAACCTTTTCGACGCCGCGCATGCGCTGAACGCGGCGGTCGGTGTTGGTGACGGTGCCGCCGCGTTCGGCCCACGTCGTCGCCGGCAGGAGCACGTCGGCGTACTCGGCGGTCTCGGTCGGGAAGATGTCCTGGACCACCACGAACTCGAGATCATCGAGACGCTCGGCGACGGCGTTGGCGTCGGGTTCGCTCATCACGGGGTTCTCGCCCATGACGTAGAGGCCCTTGATCTGGTCGCCCGCGGCGTAGGAGATCTCGACGTTCGTCAGCCCCGGCTCGTCCGGAATCTCGAAGCCCCAGACGTCCTCGACCGATTCGCGGGCCTCGTCGTCGTCGACTAGCTGGTAGCCCGGGAGGACGTTCGGCATCGCGCCGACGTCACAGGTCCCCTGGACGTTGTTCTGGCCGCGCAGCGGGTTGACGCCCGTCCCGGGCCGGCCGATGTTCCCGGTGATCAGCGCCAGGTTGATCTCGTTCTGGACGTTGTCGACGCCGCAGGCGTGCTGGCTCATCCCCATCCCGGTGAAAATGGCCGCGTTGTCCGCCGCGGCGTACTTTTCGGCGGCGCGTTCGATCTCCTCGATCGGGAGGCCACACTCCTCGGCTGCCGCCTCCTTATCGAACTCCTCGAGCGTTTCCCTCAGGTGGTCGAACCCTTCCGTGCGCTCTCCGACGAATTCCTCGTCGATCCAGCCGTCGTCGGGATTCTCCTCGTGGTGCTCGAGGATCGTCTTCAGAACGATATTCAACAGCGGGATGTCGGTGCCGGGGTTCAGTTGCAGGTGCTGGTGGCGCTCCGTCTCGTCGATTTGGAACGACCGCGTCGTCTTGTTCGCGTGCGGATCGACCTGGATCACGGTCGCGCCGTCTAAGACCGCCTGTCGGAAGTACTGGCTGTTGGCGATGGGGTGTTGCTCGCCGGGATTCGCCCCCTGGATCCAGAACAGGTCGCACTCCTCGCGGAGGTCGCGCATGCTGTTGGTCATCGCGCCGGCGCCCAGACTGGTCCGCAGCGCCCAGACCGTCGAGGCGTGGCACATCCGCGTGCAGTTGTCGACGTTGTTCGTCCCGTACCGGCGCGCGAGCTTCTGGAGGAGGTAGTTCTCCTCGTTCATCGTCTTCGAGGAGCCGAAAAAGCCCACGGCGTCCGGGCCGTACTCGGCGCGGATCCGCTCGAGTTCGTCGACGACGTACTCGTAGGCCTCCTCCCACGTGGCCTCGCGGAACTCGCCGTCCTCCTTGATCTGCGGTTCGGTGAGTCGGTCTTCGTGATCGATCACTTCCGTCGCCGCGCCGCCCTTGATGCAGATGCGGCCCTCGTTGACCGGCGCGTCGCCCCACGGCGTGAACTGGACGTCGCCGGGGTCGTCCCCCTGCTGAATCCGAATGCCACACCCGACGCCGCAGTACGGGCAGATCGTCTCGACCGGATCGTGGTGCTCTTGCTGATCGCTGGACATTGGTCTGTGTTGCTAGCTGTCGGCCTGCGGTTCGGTGCCACGTAGACTGACTCCGTCCGAATGCATGAGTCTTTCTAGCACATATCGCGAAAATCGGTACCAATTATCGGACGGGCGCGGCCCGTTTCGGACGAACACCAGGTCGACTCCGACGTCCATCGCCGTAGCGAGGCCAGAGGGGGAACGCTCACGGCCGCGCGTGGCAAACTGTATCACAGGAATGGGACTCACCCGATCGGTGCTCGAAGCGAACGCCGACGAGTACCGCGAGCGCGAACCCCTCTACTCCGTCGAACGGGAGTCGATCGAGACGCTTCCGGACGCGTTCGCCGCGGGCGAGTTCGGCCGTCGCGACGCCGAGTGGGTCGTCCAGTGGTACTACCGGCGCCTCCTCGGTGCGATCCCCGACGCCCGCCGTCGGGAGCGCGAGGAGCGGTTCGGGCGAAACGAGTTCGAGACCGTTCGAGACGCGATCACCGACGTCGCCGCGGCGACCGATCCCGCCGATCGGATCGGCCGACTGACCGCCCTCGAGGGCGTCGACGTCCCGGTCGCGTCGGCGTTCCTGTTCTTTGTCGATCCCCAGCAGTGCATCGTCGTCGGCGAACGCGAGTGGACCGCGCTCGCCGACTCGGGAGAGCTGTCCGAACCGTACCCCGAACCCCCGTCGGTCGCGGACTACGAGTCGTATCTCGAGCGCTGTCGCTCGCTCGGCGACCGATTCGACTGCGACATGTGGACGCTGTACCGCGCGCTCTGGCGGCTGTGGAAGGACCGGGACTGAGACTCGTCGGCGGTCAGCGGACGGAGAGGTCCGATCCCTCGCCCCGTTCGGTGAACTCGAGTTCGATCTCGAGTTCCCGCTCGCGCTTGCTCGCGAACTCGATCTCGACCTCGACCGGATCGCGGTACTCGAAGGGGATCTCCCACGTCGACCCCGCCACCGTCACCCGCGTGTCGGCCTCGAGCTGATCGGCGAGTTCCCGGAGGAACGCGGCCGTCTCCTGCCGCGAGAGGTACACCTCTCGTTCGAAGAACCCGTCGGTGATCGTCCGCCGGTCGCGGTCGCGATCCTCCGGGAGCGTGACTCGATCGGACATGGGATTTAGTACCACACTTACCGGCATAAACCTGCACCAACGTCCTTCGAATCCTGTATGTAGGGGGAGCGTACCGGCGAAATCCTTCTTGGGCCGGCGACCCACGTGACTCCATGTCCCTGATCGAGGTACTGGGCAACGGGACCCGACTCGAGATTCTGCGCGAACTCTCCCGGGGGCCGAAGTACGTCTCCGAACTCGCCGAGGCGGTCGGCATGGACGGGACGAGCGCCGTCCACCACCTCTCGACGCTCGAGGACGCCGATCTGGTCGAGTGGTACATGCGCGGTAACCGGAAGTACTACCGACTCACGCGTTCGCTCGAGTTGCGGATCGCGCCGCCGCCGGAGCGGACGTTCGTCCTGCAGGCCGACGAGATCGACGCGTCGGATCCGTCCGATCGGTGAGCGACCGACCGCGGTACGGTTCGCGCCCGCCGCCACAGCGGCAGCGGTCGCCGCTCGAGCAGCGACGTGAGGCGGTCGTTCGAGGCTCGTCCGGTCGATGCCTAACAGTCCCGCGTTCGATACTGTCGGCGGTGCCCGACCGGTCACTTAGTAGCGCACCCGTCGTGGTGGACGGTATCGTATGACAGTAAACGGCCCGATTCCCGTCACCGTCGTCACCGGCTACCTCGGGGCGGGAAAGACGACGCTGATCAATCACGTGCTGTCGAACCCGGGCGGACGGCGGGTGGCGGTGATCGTCAACGACATGGGAGAGATCAACGTCGACGCGGACCGCATCGCGCGAGAAACCGACGAGGAGGGAATCGTCGACCTCTCGAACGGCTGCATCTGCTGTCGGTTACGGGGGGATCTCCTCGAGGAAGCACGGCGGCTGGCGGAGCGCCGAACGTTCGACTACCTGCTGGTCGAGTCCTCGGGGATCAGCGAACCGATTCCCGTGGCGCAGGTGTTCACCGAGGGGACCGACGACAGCGACGTGGATCCGACGACCCTGTTTCGGCTGGACACGATGGTGACCGTCCTCGATACGTACGGGTTCTGGAAGGAGTTCGACGCCGGAGAGCGGCTTCCGGAGGGTGCGCAACCGGACGCCGACCGGCCGCTGAGCGAGGTCCTCGTCGAGGGGATCGAGTTCTGCGACGTCTTGCTGCTCAACAAGTCCGATATGGTCCCCGAGGACGTCCTCGAGGAGATCGACGCGGTCGTCGAGACCCTCCAGCCGCGTGCGAAACGGCTCCGAACGAGCTACTGCGAGGTCGATCCGGACGTCGTACTCGACACCGGCCGGTTCGACTTCGAGCGGGCGAAGCGCTCCCCGGGGTGGAAGCGCCACCTCCGCGGGGGTGAGGACGGGCACGATCACGACGCGGGGCGAACCGCCGCCGAGATGCACGGCGTTTCGTCGTTCGTCGTCCGGTTCGATCGACCGTTCCATCCGGAGCGACTCGCGGCCTGGCTCGAGGACTGGGACAGCGCGATCGTCCGCGCCAAGGGCGTCTGTTACGTCGCGAACCGGGAGCAGGTGATCGGCGTCAGTCAGGCCGGGCCGTCGGTCAGGGCCGGCCCGATCGGCGAGTGGCGGCCCGACGACGACCGTCGCACGCGGCTCGTGTTCATCGGCCGAGACATGAACGAGGAACGGATTCGCGAGGAACTCGAGGCGTGTCTGGTCGACGGCGACGACCCGGAGGGGACGGCAGCGACGGCCGACCCGTTCCCGCTGTAGTTGCCCGCGATCGAGTTCTCACAGCTCCAACTCGTCGCTGAGTTCCTCCCAGGACTCGTGAAAGCCGTGGGTCGACCGGTCCGTCGTCCGATCGGGGACGGCGTTCTGATAGACGTCGTCGTACTCGAGCAGCCGCGTCCAGCCGTCGTGGAGGGAGTAGCTGCAGTACTGGCACATGCGTCGAGCTACGCCGGTCGACGACATACCCGTTTTGCCGCACGCGGCGCTCGAGCCGGTCGCAAGCGACAGAGCGAAGCGACGGCGGCATCGGCGAGAGTGATCGTCGAACGGGCCAGAAGACCGATACCGGCGCGAGGACGCGACGATGAGCGCGAAACGACGGGGCGGATACGTTCGTAGCGCGACCGACGCGGTCGAACGGGAGTGCGATCGCTGCGAGTGGCGCGCGGTCGCGGACGCCTATCCGGAACTGATCGAGCGGTATCAGGATCACCTCCGCGAGGAACACCCGACGGCGTGGCTGCGAAGCTAACGTCGGACTCGCTCGCGACTCCCGTCGCGGACCCGGTCCGATCGGTCGCTTCGAAACGACCGCTAGACCGGGACCGCCGGCGAGACGGCTACGGCTCGAGTAAGACCTTGATGACGCCCTCCTCGCGCTCGTCGAACTTCTCGTACATCTCGGGAGCGCGCTCCAGGTCGACGCGGTGGGAGACGACCCAGCTGGGGTCGGCCCGCCCCTCGATGATCATGTCCCGGAGCTGCCGGTTGTACGCCTTGACGTTGGTCTGGCCGGTACCCAGCTTCTGGCCCTTCTCGAAGAGTTTCCCGAAGTCGATCCCGAGTCGTCCCTGGGCCGCCATCTCGTCGGGCGCGCCGGGATCCGACGGGACGTACAGCCCCGGAATGCCGAGCTCTCCGGTCGGGCGGACGGTCTGGATGAGCTGGTTGATCACGACCGCCGGGTTCTCTCGGGCCGGGTCATAGGCGTCGTCGGTCGGATCCGTCTCGGGGTCGATCGCCTGATACCCCACGGCGTCGACGCCGGTGTCGACCCCGCCGCCGTGCAGGTCCTTGATCTGTTCGACGGGATCGCTCTCCTCGAAATTGATCGGGCGAGCGTCGCAGTGGTCCTCGGCCAGGTCGAGGCGGCTCTCGACGCGGTCGACGACGTAGATCTCCGAGGCGCCCTGGATCTTGGCGCTGTAGGCGGCCATCAGGCCGACGGGACCGGCCCCGAAGATCGCGATCGATTCGCCGGGTTGCAGGTTCGCGAGTCGGGTGCCGTGCCACCCCGTCGGGAAGATGTCCGCGAGGAGCGCGAAGGCGTCCTCGTGTTCGTCGCCCTCCGGCAGTTTCAGCGCGTTAAAGTCGGCGTAGGGGACCCGGAGTTTCTCCGCCTGTCCGCCCTTGTACGGTCCCATCGCGACGTAGCCGTACGCGCCCCCGGCGAAGCCGGGATTGACGTTGGTACAGAACCCGGTATACCCGTTCTCGCAGTTGCGGCAGAACCCGCAAGCGACGTTGAACGGCATCACGACGCGGTCGCCCTCCTCGAGCGACGTGACGGCGTCGCCGGTCTCGATCACGTTGCCCATGTTCTCGTGACCGAAGACGATCCCCGGATCGGCCGAGGTCCGCCCCTCGTACATGTGGAGGTCCGACCCACAGATGCACGTCGTCGTGATATCGACGATGACGTCGTTCTCGTGTTCGATTTCGGGCTCGTCGACCGACTCGACGGCTACCTCCTGCGGTCCCTGATAGACGACGGCGTCCATTGACATTAGTTATCAAACCTCGATGAACGGACGACGAACTCCGTTGTAAACCTTCGCGTGGTCGCTGCGCTCGAGGACGATCGTTTAACGCCCGTTCGTTCCGAGGAGAAGACGTACCGGCACGAACGATTCTGGGTTCGGCCGGAGCGTCCGATCGACCGTCCAGTCTCGTTCGCCGGCGGCGCGCGACTACCGTCACGAGACGGTCCCGCATCTCGCCAGGGGAACCGGACAACTGCCGGCGAGAGCGACAGTCCAGCCGGTTGATCCCACACCCATCACTGATAGTATATAATCGAATTTTCGCAGAAGGCATTTATCACCCTCCGTGGTGTGGGACTCTGCCGCATGGTCAATTCAGTACAGCTCGACACGGCGAAGGAGGTCATCGACGCGGCAGAGCAGCGAGCCGAAGAGATAGACAATCCGATGGTGATCGCGGTCGCGAACTCGGAGGGCAACCTCGTCGCCCAACACCGGATGGACGGCGCGTGGCTCGCGTCGATCGATATTTCGCGGAACAAGGCCTACACGGCGGCCGCGCTGGACATGCCGACGCACGAACTGGCCGATCCGACCCGGCCGGGCGAATCGCTGTACGGCCTGCAGAATACCAACCAGGGACGGATGGTCATTTTCGGCGGCGGATACCCGCTGATGCGAGACGGCGACGTCGTCGGGGCGATCGGCGTCAGCGGCGGCGCGGTCGAGCAGGACATGGACGTCGCGGAGTCGGGGGTCGACCGCTTCGAAGAGAACTCTCCGTAACGAGTCACGGCGTTCGGCGTTCGTCGCGCGCCGACCCGGACGGCGGATTTCAGGTCGGAAACGGACCACACTAGCTCCACCGGCGTCGTTGCGGTTCACTCGACGGCCGGCGGTTCGTCCGTCCCGACGATCGCACCGCCGGCCGATCCGCGACGCGTGTATAGATTTCCAACGGAATTCCCTCTCCGGGTTGTTAGTTATATGTTGGCAGCTAGCATGCAGTAGGCCATGGTCGAAGACCTCCTCGAGAGCGCCATCGAGGGACAGGGACCGTGGTTCGCGTACGTCGTTCTCGTCGTCGGGGCGGTCGTGCTCACCTACAGCGTCGAGAAACTCATCAGCTATCTCACCCGGGCCGCGATCGGTCTCGGCGTCTCGATCTTCACGCTCGCGATCATCTTCACGGGCTTCGAGTTCGACGACACCGTCGTCGCACTGGTGTTCGGCGCGGGCGGTCTCGAGCGCGTCGCGCTCGGCACGGCGTTCGGAACCGCGCTCGCGATCACCGGGATCACGCTGGCGGTCGCGGCGATCGTTCGGCCGTTTCCCGTCGAGGTGCCCCGGGATTACCTGGCGCTGTTCGTCCTCTCGCCGTTTCTCCTGGTTCCGTTCGTCCTCGCGGGCACGCTCGGCGCCGTCCACGGTCTCGTCCTCGTGGCGGCGTTCGTCGCCCTCCTCGGCTACGTCGTCGGCCGGGAGTACCAGCGCGACGTGCCGGTGTTCAGGGACTCGGAGATCGCGGAACGCATCGAGGCCGACGGCGGCGTGCCGATCGACCGACTCGACCTCGCGAACATCGACCGCGGAACGGTTCTCGAGGAGATTCCCGAGGACCGGTTCGTCACCGGATCGCGCCACGAGGGGGCGTTCTGGCTCGGCCTGTCGCTGCTCGCGCTCGTCGGAGTCGCCGCGGGCGCGCTCCTGCTCGAGGCGGGGTCGGAAGCGATCGTCGAGTCGTGGGGAATCGAGGAGACCGTCTTCGGCGCGACCGTCCTCACGCTGGTCCTGACGTTCGAGAACCTGCTGCTGACGATCGAACCGGTCCGCCGGGGGATCCCGGAGATCGGGATCGGTCACGTCGTCGGCAGCGTCATGTTCTCCGTCACGGCGAACGTCGGCGTCATCGCGCTCGTCGCGGACGTGGCGATTCCGCCGTCCGTGCTCGTCTTTCACCTCCCCGCGGTGATCGGCCTGACCGCCGTCGCCGCCGCCGCCATCGCCACCGGACGACTCCGGCGGCGACACGGCTTCGTCCTCGCCGGACTGTACGCCGCCTACTGGCTCCTCGCGCTCTTCGTCTTCGGCGGCGTTCCGATCCCGGACTGACGCCCCGATCGCCGCCGTCGACCCGACCGGTCGACGGGGATCGATCGCGAGAACCGATCCGACGCCCGGAATTAAGTGCCGCGCCGTCGTTTCGGCGTGCGTATGAGCGCCGCGGAGCTCGTCGGTCTCGCCGCCCTGTTCCTGACGGGCGTCGTCCTCGTGATCTGGTGCGTCGAGGTCTTCATCGAGGCCGTCGCCCGGAGCGCCGTCTCGCTCGGTATCTCCGGCTTTTTCCTCGCGGTCCTCCTCGCCGGGATCGACCTCGAGAACGCGATCCTCGGTGTCACGGCGGCGTTCGTCGACCTCCCGACCCTCGCGCTCGGGACGGTGTTCGGCGAGTCGCTGTTCGTCCTCGCGGTCGCCGTCGGCGTCGCGGGGCTGGCCGTCCCCTTTCGGATGGCCGTCCCGCGGATCTACCTGCTGTTGCTCGTCCTCGTCCCCCTTCCGGCGTTCGCGCTCTCGCTCGACGGGACGCTCGACTGGACCGATGGCGCGATCCTGACGGTCCTGTTTATCCCGCTGCTCGCCGGCATCTTCTGGCGCGAGCGCCGCTCGGAGACGACGTTCCTGCTCTCGGGGGAGGTCGAGGAGGTCGTCGACCTCGAGGCGGACGCGGAGACGGCCGGAGCGGCGGGATCGACGGCGAACGCGGGCGCGGACGCGGAACCCAACGGGGGCGATCGAGCGCCCGCACCCGACCGCGACGCCGATCTCGATCTGGACCTCGACCTCGACGAGTTCGTCCCCGACCTCGAGGGGAAGAGCGGCCGGTTCAGCCTCGCCGTCGCCCTCCTCGCGATCGTCGGCATGACGGTCGGCTCCGGGCTCACGGTGGTGAGCGCCGAGGGGATCTTCGTGGCGCTGGGCGTCTCGGGGCTCGCGTTCGGCGCGACGGTGCTCTCATTCATCGCCTCGATCGAGGAGTTGGCGCTCACCGTCGAACCGGTCCGACGGGGCCGGGCCCACCTCGCCGTGGGGAACGTCGTCGGGAGCACGGTGTTCTACGTGACGGCCAACGTCGGAATCATCGCGCTGCTGCGCCCCGTCGATACCGCGGGCGCGGTGATGACGGTCCACTGGCCGTTTCTCGCCGCGTGCCTGCTCGTGGTCGCCGGACTGTTCGCTCGCGGTCGCGTGACGCGGGCGGGCGGCGCGGCGCTGATCGCGCTCTACGTCGGCTACTGGATCGCGAACTACGCGTGACGCGAGCGCGGCCGTTCGCTCGCGAATCCGCGGTCGTCGACGGCGCAACGGACCGCGCTCGAGCGGGTTCAGACCCGGCGGCGAACGCGCTACGCGGGTCGGAGCCGCACCGAAGAAAAGCGCCGGACGGAGAACCGGCGTCAGTCGTCGTCAGTCGTCTCGTTATCGGCCGTCTCGTTAGCGGGTCCGGCGATCGTCTCGTTATCGGCCTCGATCGTCGCGTTGTCGTCCGTCTCGTTACCGGCTCCGTCGATCGTCTCGTTGCCCGCCGCGTCGGCGGTTTCGTTGCCGTTCACGGTGGTCGTCTCGTTGCCGTCCGCCTCGGCCGGTTCGTCACCGGCGGGAGCCGCCTCGCCGTCGGCCGCGCCACCGATGGAGATCTCGCCGACCGCATCGAGTTGCGACTGGTCCAGGTAGACGCCCATCCGCTCGTCGGCGACGAATTCGACGGTCTGCGTGGCGCCTTCCTCGCTGGTGAACGGCGAGCGGACGTACGTGTTCCACTCGTTGGTGTCGCCGCCGCTGGCGATCACGAAGTTGTGGCCGGGGAGGGGTTCGAAGACCCGGTTCTCCCGCTCGGGCTGGAGGCGACCGATCCCGTTCTCCCACTCGATCGCGTAGGTCTCGTCCGCCTCGAGTTCGAGCGTCGGGTTCGCCTGGTCGGCGATCGCCTCGGGCTCCTGTCCGACCCACTGACCGTCCTCGAGACGCATCGAGAAGGTCTCGGTCGGTTCGCCCGGATCGACGGCGGGCAGCGTGACGGTGATCTCCTGATCCTCGCCGTCGATTTCGACCGTGTCGGTGACCCGCTCGTGACCGTAGGTCCAGACCTCGAGGTCGTACTCGCCGTCCTCGAGCATGTCGAAGCGGGCGATCGCCGGGGCGTCCTCGTCGGCCGGCGTCTCCTCCTCCAGCCCTTGCTCCTGAGCGCCGCCGGTGTCCGTTTCGTTCCCGCCCTGGTCGGTGGTTTCGTTCCCCTCGGGCACCGTCTCCGCTTGCTCGTCGTCGCCCGTCTGTTCACCCGGATCCGGTTCTTGCTCCTGTGACTCTTCGCCTTGCTCTCCCTGCTGATCCGGATCGGGACGGCCGGCGATGTCGGAGAAGGAGTGGTGATCCCCGACGAACACCTCGGCGCCGAGCGGATCGCCGTTCTCGTCCTCGACGCGGACGCTGAGTTCGTGGACCTCCCCCGGATCGACCAGTTCGATCGGACCGCGCATCTGGACCGGATGCGGGATGCAGTAGTACTGGGCCATTCCCTCTTCGGGAGTGATCGTGAGCGAGGTGGACTCGCCCTGTTCCTCCACGAACTCCGTCGCCTCGAGCACCTCGCCTTCCTCGTCGCCGACGGTGAAGTTGTGGTGCGACCCGTCGCCGTTCGTCCAGATGATCTCGTTCTCTACGCCTTCCATCAGTCGCAGCGGCGGGTTCGAAGCGCCGTCGATCTCCGCGGGCGCGACGCCGACCCAGCCGCCGACGATGCCGAGCAGCGAGAGCGATCGCCCCTCGACGTCGCCCTGCGCGGCCGGCAGCGGGTAATCGACGACGTCGCGGTAGGCCCCGGCACGGCCGGTGAGCGCGGCCGTCCCGGCCAGCGCCGCCGTTCCCTTCAGCACGCCGCGACGGGAAACGTCCTCGCGTGAGCGTTGTTCGTTTGTCATAGTTGTGTTCTGTGGGTTTCGTGGTGCTCGGTAGTCGATTCCGTCAGCCCTCCATCGAGAACACGGCGAGCGTGTCGCCGCGGGTCCCCTGTCGGAGCCAGCCGCTGCCGCCGACCTGCACGGCGACGTACTGCTTCTCCTCGCCGGGGTCGTACCAGCTCATCGGCGAGGCGCTGATCGGGACGTCGAACTCGTGCTCCCAGAGGCGCTCGCCGTTCTCGCCGTCGTAGGCGACGAGGTTGCCGTTCTGGGTGCCGTTGAAGACGAGCCCCGTGGCGGTCGACATCGAGCCGCCCCACATGTAGAACTCGTCCTCGCTCTCGATCCAGTCGCGCCAGACGCGCTCGCCCGTCGCCGGATCGACCGCGGCGAAGGCCGTGATCGACTCGTTCCACTCGTCGGGCATCTCGGAGGCCGGATCGTCCAGTCCCCCGCCCCAGTAGGGGTTGCCCTCGCTGTACTCCTCGTAGCGCCAGTAGAGGTCCTGCGGGAAGTTCTGGTGGACGACGTAGACGTAGCCGGTCTCGGGGTTGTACGACGGCGGCTGCCAGTCGTTGCCGCCCGGCGCCCCCGGAACGAACGGGATCCGCTCGTCAGCGCTGATGTGGGGGATCATCTCCCACATATTGATGTGCTGGCAGATCTCCTCGCTGCGCTCGTGGAGCTGGCCGGACTCGGCGTCCATCATGTAGACCCAGCCGGTCTTATCGGAGCCGACGACCATCTCCGACGGGCCGTCGTCGACGTCCACGTCGCGCAGCAGCACTCGCGGTGCGACCGCGTCGTAGTCCCAGACGTCGTGGGGACTGCTCTGGAAGCCCCACTGGAACTCGCCGCTCTCCAAGTCCAGCGCGATCGTGC
This portion of the Haloterrigena gelatinilytica genome encodes:
- a CDS encoding GlcG/HbpS family heme-binding protein — its product is MVNSVQLDTAKEVIDAAEQRAEEIDNPMVIAVANSEGNLVAQHRMDGAWLASIDISRNKAYTAAALDMPTHELADPTRPGESLYGLQNTNQGRMVIFGGGYPLMRDGDVVGAIGVSGGAVEQDMDVAESGVDRFEENSP
- a CDS encoding ArsR/SmtB family transcription factor, coding for MSLIEVLGNGTRLEILRELSRGPKYVSELAEAVGMDGTSAVHHLSTLEDADLVEWYMRGNRKYYRLTRSLELRIAPPPERTFVLQADEIDASDPSDR
- the fdhF gene encoding formate dehydrogenase subunit alpha; amino-acid sequence: MSSDQQEHHDPVETICPYCGVGCGIRIQQGDDPGDVQFTPWGDAPVNEGRICIKGGAATEVIDHEDRLTEPQIKEDGEFREATWEEAYEYVVDELERIRAEYGPDAVGFFGSSKTMNEENYLLQKLARRYGTNNVDNCTRMCHASTVWALRTSLGAGAMTNSMRDLREECDLFWIQGANPGEQHPIANSQYFRQAVLDGATVIQVDPHANKTTRSFQIDETERHQHLQLNPGTDIPLLNIVLKTILEHHEENPDDGWIDEEFVGERTEGFDHLRETLEEFDKEAAAEECGLPIEEIERAAEKYAAADNAAIFTGMGMSQHACGVDNVQNEINLALITGNIGRPGTGVNPLRGQNNVQGTCDVGAMPNVLPGYQLVDDDEARESVEDVWGFEIPDEPGLTNVEISYAAGDQIKGLYVMGENPVMSEPDANAVAERLDDLEFVVVQDIFPTETAEYADVLLPATTWAERGGTVTNTDRRVQRMRGVEKVHENTKHDLEILSEVGKRLFDDGDDLFDFDDPEEVFEELRQVCPSYHGMTYDRLGEEGIHWPCYEPGDEGDPFLYEEEFETESGLGHIEGVQHTPPAETPDDEYPLILTTARLEEHYNTGTMSTRSPTLNRQTPENFVDVHPADAERYGIEDGEYVRLQSRRGEITLEAHVTEDTKEGVVWTTPHFAAASANRLTNHVLDERAKIPEYKAAAAEIEVEVEPLGETADPAADD
- a CDS encoding amphi-Trp domain-containing protein → MSDRVTLPEDRDRDRRTITDGFFEREVYLSRQETAAFLRELADQLEADTRVTVAGSTWEIPFEYRDPVEVEIEFASKRERELEIELEFTERGEGSDLSVR
- a CDS encoding glutathione-independent formaldehyde dehydrogenase, with translation MDAVVYQGPQEVAVESVDEPEIEHENDVIVDITTTCICGSDLHMYEGRTSADPGIVFGHENMGNVIETGDAVTSLEEGDRVVMPFNVACGFCRNCENGYTGFCTNVNPGFAGGAYGYVAMGPYKGGQAEKLRVPYADFNALKLPEGDEHEDAFALLADIFPTGWHGTRLANLQPGESIAIFGAGPVGLMAAYSAKIQGASEIYVVDRVESRLDLAEDHCDARPINFEESDPVEQIKDLHGGGVDTGVDAVGYQAIDPETDPTDDAYDPARENPAVVINQLIQTVRPTGELGIPGLYVPSDPGAPDEMAAQGRLGIDFGKLFEKGQKLGTGQTNVKAYNRQLRDMIIEGRADPSWVVSHRVDLERAPEMYEKFDEREEGVIKVLLEP
- a CDS encoding CobW family GTP-binding protein, whose amino-acid sequence is MTVNGPIPVTVVTGYLGAGKTTLINHVLSNPGGRRVAVIVNDMGEINVDADRIARETDEEGIVDLSNGCICCRLRGDLLEEARRLAERRTFDYLLVESSGISEPIPVAQVFTEGTDDSDVDPTTLFRLDTMVTVLDTYGFWKEFDAGERLPEGAQPDADRPLSEVLVEGIEFCDVLLLNKSDMVPEDVLEEIDAVVETLQPRAKRLRTSYCEVDPDVVLDTGRFDFERAKRSPGWKRHLRGGEDGHDHDAGRTAAEMHGVSSFVVRFDRPFHPERLAAWLEDWDSAIVRAKGVCYVANREQVIGVSQAGPSVRAGPIGEWRPDDDRRTRLVFIGRDMNEERIREELEACLVDGDDPEGTAATADPFPL